In one Umezawaea sp. Da 62-37 genomic region, the following are encoded:
- a CDS encoding GntR family transcriptional regulator: MTTVPKDAQSRLPRLTPPPRTMLRDTVYEAIKGMLMDNDLAPGARLSIDGIARELEVSPTPVREAMTKLESDGLVAKRPHAGYIVAPLMDQVSLDNLYEFRLLIEPAAAGLAAGGASKAQVTHLRKVVEDMAARPDGENYEGYRDFAVLDALLHRTIAEASGNHLIVDALSRLHAHTHNYRLYFRTGMADETKREHERVVEAIAAQAPEAAEAAMRDHLTSSRARLRAAYPQQ, translated from the coding sequence ATGACCACAGTGCCCAAGGACGCGCAATCACGTCTGCCGCGGTTGACGCCGCCCCCGCGGACGATGCTGCGCGACACGGTCTACGAGGCCATCAAGGGCATGCTGATGGACAACGACCTCGCTCCCGGCGCCCGGCTCTCCATCGACGGGATAGCCCGCGAGCTGGAGGTCTCCCCCACTCCCGTGCGCGAGGCGATGACCAAGCTCGAGTCCGACGGCCTGGTCGCGAAGCGCCCGCACGCCGGGTACATCGTGGCCCCGCTGATGGACCAGGTGTCGCTGGACAACCTCTACGAGTTCCGGCTGCTGATCGAGCCCGCGGCCGCCGGACTGGCCGCCGGTGGCGCCTCCAAGGCACAGGTGACCCACCTGCGGAAGGTCGTCGAGGACATGGCGGCCAGGCCCGACGGCGAGAACTACGAGGGGTACCGGGACTTCGCCGTGCTCGACGCCCTGCTGCACCGCACGATCGCCGAGGCGTCCGGCAACCACCTCATCGTCGACGCCCTGTCCCGCCTGCACGCCCACACGCACAACTACCGGCTGTACTTCCGGACCGGGATGGCGGACGAGACGAAGCGGGAGCACGAACGGGTGGTGGAGGCGATCGCCGCGCAGGCCCCGGAGGCCGCCGAGGCGGCCATGCGCGACCACCTGACGTCCTCCAGGGCCCGGCTGCGCGCGGCGTACCCCCAGCAGTAG
- a CDS encoding aldehyde ferredoxin oxidoreductase C-terminal domain-containing protein translates to MSTVLRVDLGTARSAVEVLPETARRRDPGFGLFGLHELLARPRGLPVHHPDQPVVFGVGAVAGRRALALSRFSLVARSPLSGGVGESRVEGPFGPALADTGHDAVVVTGRAPRPSYLLVFPGQVYVLDADDLWGLDTTETTEVLTARHGPGAHVAAIGPAGENLVRFASVVTDYGFAADRMGLGAVLGGKNCKAVVLVGGAPRPVADPAALAGITADYVARIPANPLTRTEHDPPGFGTWPAAGLEGYLGVRNYRTATADLDSFTPAAFTARLHRSAGGCPGCPQDCLKSFHPNDVGTLHQEAVAAFSGLPDLDTALRANELCHRWGVDPVSMAGVLEFWSELRGVAPSLALAEDVVHRRGSDAALLGEGVARAATALGAEAFAMHGKGIELPVFDPRGNHGLALAYAVHPLGPRYDAVEHDIDFDPVRGERIFIDGAAGHGCPPEGLPMAALDDVKVRLVADLMELWSGYDAVGLCLYAAPPTRNLTEDSAAALVSAVTGWDVSPAELREWGRRRLALMRRYNLREGLTSADDTLPDRFFTLPVDSGRLAGAVLDRPVFEAAVVRLRGLLGWEA, encoded by the coding sequence GTGAGCACGGTGCTCCGCGTCGACCTCGGCACCGCCCGCTCCGCGGTCGAGGTCCTGCCGGAGACGGCTCGTCGCCGCGACCCCGGCTTCGGCCTCTTCGGCCTCCACGAGCTGCTGGCCCGCCCGCGAGGCCTGCCGGTGCACCACCCCGACCAGCCGGTGGTCTTCGGCGTCGGCGCGGTGGCCGGACGGCGGGCGCTCGCGCTGTCCCGCTTCAGCCTGGTGGCCAGGTCGCCGCTCTCCGGCGGGGTGGGCGAGTCCAGGGTGGAGGGGCCGTTCGGGCCCGCGCTGGCCGACACCGGGCACGACGCCGTCGTGGTCACCGGGCGTGCGCCGCGCCCGTCGTACCTGCTGGTGTTCCCCGGCCAGGTCTACGTGCTGGACGCCGACGACCTGTGGGGCCTGGACACCACCGAGACGACCGAGGTCCTGACCGCCAGGCACGGGCCGGGCGCCCACGTGGCGGCCATCGGACCGGCGGGGGAAAACCTGGTCCGGTTCGCGAGCGTCGTGACCGACTACGGCTTCGCCGCCGACCGCATGGGGCTGGGCGCGGTCCTGGGTGGCAAGAACTGCAAGGCGGTCGTGCTCGTCGGCGGTGCGCCGCGGCCGGTCGCGGATCCGGCCGCCCTGGCCGGGATCACCGCCGACTACGTCGCCCGGATCCCCGCGAACCCGTTGACCCGCACCGAACACGACCCGCCGGGCTTCGGCACCTGGCCCGCGGCCGGGCTCGAGGGCTACCTGGGCGTCCGCAACTACCGCACCGCGACGGCGGACCTGGACTCCTTCACCCCGGCCGCGTTCACCGCCCGGCTGCACCGCTCCGCGGGCGGCTGCCCCGGCTGCCCGCAGGACTGCCTGAAGTCCTTCCACCCCAACGACGTGGGCACGCTCCACCAGGAGGCCGTCGCGGCCTTCTCGGGTCTGCCCGACCTCGACACCGCGTTGCGCGCCAACGAACTCTGCCACCGCTGGGGCGTGGACCCGGTGTCCATGGCGGGTGTGCTGGAGTTCTGGTCGGAGCTGCGGGGTGTCGCGCCCTCGCTGGCGCTGGCCGAGGACGTGGTCCACCGCAGGGGAAGCGATGCCGCCCTGCTGGGCGAGGGGGTGGCACGGGCGGCGACGGCACTGGGCGCGGAGGCGTTCGCCATGCACGGCAAGGGGATCGAGCTGCCCGTGTTCGACCCGCGCGGCAACCACGGCCTGGCCCTCGCCTACGCGGTGCACCCGCTCGGGCCGCGCTACGACGCCGTGGAGCACGACATCGACTTCGACCCGGTGCGGGGCGAGCGGATCTTCATCGACGGCGCGGCCGGGCACGGCTGCCCGCCGGAAGGCCTGCCCATGGCCGCCCTGGACGACGTGAAGGTCCGGCTGGTGGCCGACCTGATGGAGCTGTGGAGCGGGTACGACGCGGTCGGCCTCTGCCTGTACGCGGCCCCGCCGACCCGCAACCTCACCGAGGACTCCGCGGCCGCCCTGGTCTCCGCGGTGACCGGCTGGGACGTGTCGCCCGCCGAACTCCGCGAGTGGGGCCGCCGCAGGCTCGCCCTGATGCGCCGGTACAACCTGCGCGAGGGCCTGACCTCGGCCGACGACACGCTGCCCGACCGGTTCTTCACGCTGCCGGTGGACTCCGGGCGGCTGGCGGGCGCGGTGCTCGACCGCCCGGTCTTCGAGGCCGCCGTCGTCCGGCTGCGCGGGCTGCTCGGGTGGGAGGCCTGA